A single Candidatus Sulfotelmatobacter sp. DNA region contains:
- a CDS encoding glycosyltransferase: MLIHGAVDNDLYPPKLGSTQRNFGLYRGLARRHQVVVLCVVPNRNRAEREQRIDGVTLLRRRAWYTGVAWRLERMHLAPMMAAGYGHALRARSLRGALPGAPDVFAADFNLTPLIQGSRAGLKVYLSQNVELDYFEKAGERVWMSRAWAGRVRSREAHALAAADAVVAVGLEDAERLQSLYGLDRSAIDVIPNGWDDLAIRQATPVARAAARAQLGIGASAYVALFVGSDVPHNRAALEWILRELLPVAEREGLVLMVAGRVGRVARGRASSALRNLGEVDDLTPLLHAADVGLNPVLAGGGSNVKLPTYLAAGLAAVSTPFGLRGYEALSRHAIAAPADEFAAALLTRPQGWAARGEAMPEAVAELSWSRLGERLGARWEGRLAYSGVAVRQVPA; this comes from the coding sequence GTGCTGATCCACGGCGCGGTGGACAACGATCTCTATCCGCCGAAGCTCGGCTCGACGCAGCGCAACTTCGGGCTGTATCGCGGGCTCGCGCGCCGGCACCAGGTGGTGGTGCTGTGCGTGGTGCCGAATCGCAACCGCGCCGAGCGCGAGCAGCGGATCGACGGCGTGACGCTGCTGCGGCGTCGCGCCTGGTACACGGGCGTCGCGTGGCGGCTGGAGCGCATGCATCTCGCGCCCATGATGGCCGCGGGCTACGGTCACGCGCTGCGCGCGAGATCGCTGCGAGGGGCGCTTCCCGGCGCGCCCGACGTGTTCGCCGCCGACTTCAACCTCACGCCGCTGATCCAGGGCAGCCGCGCGGGGCTCAAGGTCTATCTCTCGCAGAACGTCGAGCTGGATTACTTCGAGAAGGCCGGCGAGAGAGTCTGGATGTCGCGGGCGTGGGCCGGCCGGGTGAGGAGCCGCGAAGCGCACGCGCTCGCAGCCGCCGATGCGGTGGTAGCGGTCGGTCTCGAGGACGCCGAGCGCTTGCAGTCGCTCTACGGACTCGATCGCTCCGCCATCGACGTGATCCCGAACGGCTGGGACGATCTGGCCATCCGACAGGCGACGCCGGTGGCCCGCGCCGCCGCGCGCGCTCAGCTCGGCATCGGCGCCAGCGCCTATGTCGCGTTGTTCGTCGGCTCCGACGTTCCGCACAACCGGGCGGCGCTCGAGTGGATCCTGCGCGAGCTCCTCCCGGTCGCCGAGCGCGAAGGGCTGGTGCTGATGGTGGCGGGCCGGGTGGGGCGCGTGGCGCGCGGTCGCGCTTCCTCGGCGCTCCGCAATCTCGGCGAGGTCGACGATCTGACACCGCTGCTTCACGCCGCCGATGTCGGTCTCAATCCGGTGCTGGCCGGCGGCGGCAGCAACGTGAAGCTGCCCACCTATCTCGCCGCCGGTCTCGCAGCAGTCAGCACGCCGTTCGGGCTCCGCGGCTACGAAGCGCTTTCGCGCCACGCGATCGCGGCGCCGGCGGACGAATTCGCCGCCGCCCTGCTCACCCGGCCGCAGGGCTGGGCGGCGCGTGGCGAGGCGATGCCCGAGGCGGTCGCGGAGCTATCGTGGAGCCGGCTGGGAGAACGGCTCGGCGCCCGCTGGGAGGGACGACTCGCGTATTCCGGCGTCGCCGTTCGGCAGGTGCCCGCATGA
- a CDS encoding mannose-1-phosphate guanylyltransferase, whose product MADRFILILAGGRGERFWPWSTPQRPKQLLPLASGGRTLLGATLERALALAPADRIVVLTARDLEAAVERECPAGVRVIGEPAGRNTAPAIGAAAVWFSSVAPGASFAVMPSDHAIERVADFRADLERAFTFAEKEAALLTFGVPPTGPDTNFGYIKRGTRAGERLFRVAAFTEKPDRATAEGYLATGLYSWNSGIFVWRASVFLDALEASRPALATPLRELARDTRGPGFDAKWDAAFPKLEAISVDYAVLEKAPNTFMLETSFDWDDLGSWGAWARRQPRDADGNVLHGDAVAVNCRRCVVVGEGGTAAAMGLEEMVVVHVNGSTLSCRLDQTEQVRKVNEAVRARAAK is encoded by the coding sequence GTGGCCGATCGCTTCATCCTGATTCTCGCCGGCGGCCGCGGCGAGCGCTTCTGGCCGTGGAGCACGCCGCAGCGTCCCAAGCAGCTGCTGCCGCTCGCTTCGGGCGGGAGAACGCTGCTCGGCGCGACGCTCGAGCGCGCGCTCGCGCTCGCGCCCGCCGATCGCATCGTGGTGCTGACCGCGCGCGACCTCGAAGCGGCGGTGGAGCGCGAGTGCCCGGCGGGCGTGCGCGTGATCGGTGAGCCCGCGGGGCGCAACACCGCGCCCGCGATCGGTGCCGCCGCGGTGTGGTTTTCGAGCGTCGCGCCCGGTGCCAGCTTCGCGGTGATGCCCTCCGATCACGCCATCGAGCGGGTCGCCGATTTTCGCGCCGATCTCGAGCGCGCGTTCACGTTCGCCGAAAAAGAGGCGGCGCTGCTCACCTTTGGGGTGCCACCCACCGGCCCCGACACCAACTTCGGCTACATCAAGCGCGGGACACGCGCCGGCGAGCGGCTTTTCCGGGTGGCGGCGTTCACCGAGAAGCCGGACCGCGCGACCGCCGAAGGCTATCTCGCGACCGGGCTCTACTCCTGGAACTCGGGGATCTTCGTGTGGCGCGCCTCGGTGTTCCTCGATGCGCTCGAGGCCTCGCGGCCGGCGCTGGCGACGCCGTTGCGCGAGCTGGCGCGCGACACGCGCGGCCCCGGCTTCGACGCGAAGTGGGACGCGGCGTTTCCGAAGCTCGAAGCGATCTCGGTGGACTACGCGGTGCTCGAGAAGGCGCCCAACACCTTCATGCTCGAGACCTCGTTCGACTGGGACGACCTGGGCTCCTGGGGCGCGTGGGCGCGCCGCCAGCCACGCGACGCCGACGGGAATGTGCTGCACGGCGACGCGGTCGCCGTCAATTGCCGGCGTTGCGTGGTGGTGGGCGAAGGCGGCACCGCGGCGGCGATGGGACTGGAAGAAATGGTGGTGGTGCACGTGAACGGCTCGACGCTCAGCTGCCGGCTCGATCAGACCGAGCAGGTGAGGAAGGTCAACGAAGCGGTGCGCGCGCGGGCCGCCAAGTGA
- a CDS encoding class I SAM-dependent methyltransferase, translated as MWILSRFFSRLNERYHGPEGDAFAIEELTPVAERFLGAGNVLEVGCGYGRNLVALAATSAKLIVGCDVQQAELERAARERIAPLPEATRARVALVRQEPWRLPFASDCFDLVVLWQVLEHVFAPQEKQRVLDECARVLKSGGHLLVETPNQWFPVDYHDNRIPFAHWLLPTSGREWLTQMIRGKRYYPSQYLSLHGAERMLRRAPGVTSIARATQFYLAPSWEEAYRSVGGTQAGWKRLLFLQILPVHLAMRAFGSSADHFLPSIRMVWRIDKSGPVVRG; from the coding sequence ATGTGGATCCTCTCGCGCTTCTTCAGCCGTCTGAACGAGCGCTACCACGGTCCCGAGGGCGACGCCTTCGCGATTGAGGAGCTGACGCCGGTCGCCGAACGCTTCCTGGGCGCGGGGAACGTGCTCGAGGTGGGCTGCGGCTACGGGCGCAACCTGGTGGCGCTGGCGGCGACGAGCGCGAAGCTGATCGTGGGCTGCGACGTTCAGCAGGCGGAGCTGGAACGCGCGGCGCGCGAGCGCATCGCGCCCCTGCCCGAAGCGACGCGCGCGCGGGTCGCGCTGGTGCGCCAGGAGCCGTGGCGGCTGCCGTTCGCCTCCGACTGCTTCGACCTGGTCGTGCTGTGGCAGGTGCTCGAGCACGTGTTCGCGCCGCAGGAGAAGCAGCGCGTGCTCGACGAGTGCGCGCGGGTGCTCAAGTCCGGCGGACACCTGCTGGTCGAGACGCCGAACCAGTGGTTCCCCGTGGACTACCACGACAACCGGATCCCGTTCGCCCACTGGCTGCTGCCCACGAGCGGCCGCGAATGGCTCACCCAGATGATCCGCGGCAAGCGCTACTACCCCTCGCAGTACCTGAGCCTCCATGGCGCCGAGCGGATGTTGCGGCGCGCCCCGGGCGTGACCTCGATCGCGCGCGCCACGCAGTTCTACTTGGCGCCGTCCTGGGAAGAGGCCTATCGCTCGGTCGGTGGAACCCAGGCGGGCTGGAAGCGCCTGCTGTTCCTCCAGATACTGCCGGTGCATCTGGCGATGCGCGCGTTCGGCTCGAGCGCCGACCACTTCTTGCCCTCGATCCGCATGGTGTGGCGAATCGACAAGTCGGGGCCGGTTGTTCGCGGCTGA
- a CDS encoding glycosyltransferase family 4 protein, with the protein MRIAMIGQKGVPATYGGIERHVEEIGQRLVKRGHEVAVFCRLYYTPPGAEAGGLTLLRRPSIHTKHLDTVTHVIWSTLESIVRRFDIVHFHALGPSVFAGLPRVTGQKTVVTVHGLDWQRQKWGKFASWVLRQCEGPAARFPNRTIVVSRTLRQHFLQHHHCHAAFIPNGTNLPAPRAPRKLLQLGLTPGKYVLFVGRLVPEKGVHFLCEAFSQIDTDVKLALVGGLSFSQDYVQLLRRYESDRIKLLDYVFGDTLEELWSNAYVVVQPSTMEGLSIALLEALSYGRCVLLSDIPENLEVGEDCAVPFRSQDVGDLKQKLEMLLTHPEVVREYESKARAHIQEHYSWDKVAEHTETVYRDLLALGP; encoded by the coding sequence ATGAGAATCGCCATGATCGGGCAGAAGGGCGTTCCCGCCACCTACGGCGGCATCGAGCGTCACGTCGAGGAGATCGGACAGCGGCTGGTGAAGCGCGGTCACGAGGTGGCGGTGTTCTGCCGGCTCTACTACACCCCGCCGGGCGCCGAGGCCGGCGGGCTCACCTTGCTCCGCCGTCCGAGCATTCACACCAAGCATCTCGACACCGTGACGCACGTGATCTGGAGCACGCTCGAGTCGATTGTCCGCCGCTTCGACATCGTGCACTTCCACGCGCTCGGGCCCTCGGTGTTCGCGGGGCTGCCGCGGGTGACCGGGCAGAAGACCGTCGTGACGGTCCACGGCCTCGACTGGCAGCGGCAGAAGTGGGGCAAGTTCGCCTCGTGGGTGCTGCGACAGTGCGAGGGGCCGGCGGCTCGCTTCCCGAATCGCACCATCGTGGTGTCGCGCACGCTGCGCCAGCACTTTCTCCAGCACCACCACTGCCACGCCGCGTTCATTCCCAACGGCACCAACCTGCCGGCGCCGCGCGCGCCGAGGAAGCTGCTGCAGCTTGGCCTCACTCCCGGCAAGTACGTGCTGTTCGTCGGCCGTCTGGTGCCGGAAAAGGGCGTTCACTTCCTGTGCGAGGCCTTCAGCCAGATCGACACCGACGTCAAGCTCGCGCTGGTCGGTGGGCTCTCGTTCTCGCAGGACTACGTGCAGCTGCTGCGGCGATACGAGAGCGATCGCATCAAGCTGCTCGACTACGTGTTCGGCGACACCCTCGAAGAGCTGTGGAGCAACGCCTACGTGGTGGTGCAGCCCTCGACCATGGAAGGGTTGTCGATCGCCCTGCTCGAAGCGCTGTCCTACGGCCGCTGCGTGCTGCTCTCCGACATCCCCGAGAACCTCGAGGTCGGCGAGGACTGCGCGGTGCCGTTCCGGAGCCAGGACGTGGGTGATCTCAAGCAGAAGCTCGAGATGCTGCTCACCCATCCCGAGGTGGTGCGGGAGTACGAGAGCAAGGCGCGCGCCCACATCCAGGAGCACTATTCCTGGGACAAGGTCGCCGAACACACCGAGACCGTCTACCGCGACCTGCTGGCCTTGGGTCCCTGA